A genome region from Halichondria panicea chromosome 15, odHalPani1.1, whole genome shotgun sequence includes the following:
- the LOC135348724 gene encoding location of vulva defective 1-like, producing MEATTATTSEPTATTSTMEATTATTSEPTATTSTMEATTATTSEPTAATSTMEATTATTSEPTTPTSTIEATTATTSEPTAATSTMEATTATTSEPTATTSTMEATTATTSEPTATTSTMEATTATTSEPTAATSTTEATTATTSEPTAATSTIEATTATTSEPTAMTTDPPTDSDTCGGPGWTRVAYINMTDPNQQCPQGLQLTDYSRKSCGRTPTFDGSVCSSVMFPVSDVQYRQVCGRAIGYRFGKPLAFLEYHMYGRNIDVAYVDGLSVTHGQSPRTHIWTFASGLFNGTSGDIFPNYRCPCDEGNTYGSPPFVGNDYFCDSVATLTNYGVNGFRFYPDNALWDGQSSLNTCYNNNNPPWFTKTLSTPTTDDIELRMCFNDDSTHSNMGLQLLELYVS from the coding sequence atggaagcaacaactgccactactagtgaaccaacagcaaccacatcaaccatggaagcaacaactgccactaccagtgaaccaacagcaaccacatcaaccatggaagcaacaactgccactactagtgaaccaacagcagccacatcaaccatggaagcaacaactgccactaccagtgaaccaacaacACCCACATCAACCATtgaagcaacaactgccactaccagtgaaccaacagcagccacatcaaccatggaagcaacaactgccactactagtgaaccaacagcaaccacatcaaccatggaagcaacaactgccactaccagtgaaccaacagcaaccacatcaaccatggaagcaacaactgccactaccagtgaaccaacagcagccacatcaaccacggaagcaacaactgccactaccagtgaaccaacagcagccacatcaaccattgaagcaacaactgccactaccagtgaaccaacagcaaTGACCACAGACCCACCAACTGATTCTGAcacttgcggtggaccaggatGGACGAGAGTGGCCTACATTAACATGACCGACCCCAACCAACAATGCCCTCAAGGACTTCAACTGACAGACTATTCAAGAAAATCATGTGGTCGAACACCAACGTTTGACGGTAGTGTTTGCTCATCTGTCATGTTTCCAGTGAGTGATGTCCAATACAGGCAGGTGTGTGGGAGAGCAATAGGTTATCGGTTTGGAAAACCCTTAGCATTCTTAGAATACCACATGTATGGTAGGAATATCGATGTTGCATATGTCGATGGACTCAGTGTCACGCATGGGCAATCTCCACGCACACATATCTGGACGTTTGCCAGTGGTCTGTTCAATGGAACCAGTGGTGACATTTTCCCTAACTATCGCTGTCCTTGTGATGAGGGAAATACATATGGTTCTCCTCCATTTGTGGGAAATGACTACTTTTGTGATAGTGTGGCCACACTTACTAACTATGGTGTAAACGGGTTTCGTTTCTATCCCGACAATGCGCTGTGGGATGGTCAGTCGAGCCTCAACACAtgttacaataacaataatcCTCCGTGGTTTACGAAAACTCTATCAACTCCAACTACTGATGACATTGAGCTACGAATGTGTTTCAATGATGACAGCACACATTCTAACATGGGACTTCAGCTCTTGGAACTATACGTCAGTTGA